The proteins below come from a single Deltaproteobacteria bacterium genomic window:
- a CDS encoding DUF1800 domain-containing protein: MVTWDAENAAHLLSRAGFGGDERDVEKYVRYGQATAVEKLVTVKGTGAKGPGKSGSAATDPEDLAALRTWWAKRMVKATTRRLQEKMCLFWHDHFACSVSIVKNNLWMSRQNALFRRHGLVDFKTLLFEVTRDPAMLEFLDGNRNKVGKPNENYGREVMELFALGVNDLNGMPNYSQTDVQEMARALTGFVIEDDAGVFDPTRFDGGSKTVLGVTGNLGVVDASGTLLPPATNVLDVLFARTDSDGALTMPRFLAKKLWEYFAYPSPTKTRIDEVTGPFITGGFVIRDLLRSIFLHDDFYSDAAKSQTVKNPCEFAFHAIRATRASTNAKTLPDHLGDMGMNLFEPPGVNGWNNGLAWLSSGQFLARFEFAQTLAAGRSGDLKLTPTKLFDRSATSAAPVVDELL; this comes from the coding sequence ATGGTCACTTGGGACGCGGAGAACGCCGCGCATCTTCTCTCGCGCGCCGGATTCGGCGGCGACGAGCGCGACGTCGAGAAGTACGTCCGCTACGGACAGGCCACGGCCGTCGAGAAGCTCGTCACGGTCAAGGGCACGGGCGCCAAGGGCCCCGGCAAGTCCGGCAGCGCCGCCACCGACCCGGAGGACCTCGCGGCGCTGCGCACCTGGTGGGCGAAGCGCATGGTCAAGGCAACCACGCGCCGGCTCCAGGAGAAGATGTGCCTCTTCTGGCACGATCACTTCGCCTGCTCAGTCAGCATCGTCAAGAACAACCTCTGGATGTCGCGGCAGAACGCGCTCTTCCGGCGCCACGGCCTCGTCGACTTCAAGACCCTCCTCTTCGAGGTGACGCGCGATCCGGCCATGCTCGAGTTCCTCGACGGCAACCGCAACAAGGTCGGCAAGCCGAACGAGAACTACGGCCGGGAGGTGATGGAGCTCTTCGCGCTCGGCGTGAACGACCTGAACGGGATGCCGAACTACTCGCAGACCGACGTCCAGGAGATGGCCCGCGCCCTCACCGGCTTCGTGATCGAGGATGACGCGGGCGTCTTCGATCCCACCCGGTTCGACGGCGGCAGCAAGACGGTCCTCGGCGTCACGGGCAATCTCGGCGTGGTCGACGCGAGCGGCACCCTGCTGCCGCCCGCAACCAACGTCCTCGACGTGCTCTTCGCCCGCACCGACAGCGACGGCGCGCTCACGATGCCGCGCTTCCTCGCGAAGAAGCTCTGGGAGTACTTCGCCTACCCGAGCCCGACCAAGACGCGCATCGACGAGGTCACCGGCCCGTTCATCACCGGCGGTTTCGTGATCCGCGACCTCCTGCGATCGATCTTCCTGCACGACGATTTCTACAGTGACGCGGCCAAGAGCCAGACGGTGAAGAACCCCTGCGAGTTCGCCTTCCACGCGATCCGCGCGACGCGCGCCTCGACCAACGCCAAGACCCTCCCCGACCACCTCGGCGACATGGGCATGAACCTCTTCGAGCCGCCCGGCGTGAACGGCTGGAACAACGGCCTCGCCTGGCTTTCGAGCGGACAGTTCCTCGCCCGCTTCGAGTTCGCGCAGACGCTCGCCGCCGGCCGCTCCGGCGATCTGAAGCTCACCCCGACGAAGCTCTTCGACCGCTCGGCGACGAGCGCCGCCCCGGTCGTCGACGAGCTGCTCG